In a genomic window of Sardina pilchardus chromosome 20, fSarPil1.1, whole genome shotgun sequence:
- the alkal2b gene encoding ALK and LTK ligand 2b, translating to MSALRTPVLIGLLLLIFTAGYCKQSAVPTGVRDGRSLLELIMDKVRVAREHHAEDSESGVQHASRKQEYSIETKEVNEVNKSQHNEQILEIFPRDLRQKDKLLKHLTGPLYFSPKCSKLFYRLYHNTRDCTIPAYYKRCARLLIRLAGSQKCTDG from the exons ATGAGTGCCCTGCGCACACCTGTCTTGATTGGACTCCTACTGTTGATATTCACCGCCGGATACTGCAAGCAGAGCGCCGTTCCCACGGGCGTCCGGGACGGACGGAGCCTCCTGGAGCTCATCATGGACAAAGTACGAGTAGCGCGGGAGCATCACGCGGAGGACAGCGAGAGCGGCGTGCAGCATGCGTCCAGAAAACAAGAATATTCTATCGAGACAAAGGAAGTCAATGAAGTGAACAAATCACAACACAACGAGCAAATTTTAG AAATTTTTCCAAGAGATCTTAGACAGAAGGATAAGCTTTTGAAACACTTAACAG GGCCGCTGTACTTCAGTCCAAAGTGTAGCAAACTCTTTTATAGATTATATCATAACACCAGAGACTGCACAATACCTGCCT ATTATAAAAGATGTGCTCGGCTACTCATCCGGTTAGCAGGGAGTCAGAAATGTACAGATGG